The proteins below come from a single Benincasa hispida cultivar B227 chromosome 4, ASM972705v1, whole genome shotgun sequence genomic window:
- the LOC120075862 gene encoding WD repeat-containing protein ATCSA-1 isoform X1 gives MWKDIRDREAGKLRPNSFANRVKSDRTSSLQLSNHKDIISPHRGSVNSLQVDLTEGRYLLSGASDASAAVFDIQRATHSEGLIAKYQCIFAVDKQHEHGHKYAISSAIWYPIDTGLFVTGSYDHHINVWDTNTTQVVVNFKLPGKVYRTAMSSLATSHMLIAAGTEDVQVRLCDISSGAFSHTLSGHRDGVMSVEWSASSEWVLITGGCDGAIRFWDIRRAGCFRVLDQSQSQLGRRPPISGWTANKLSTSKSLLASQGSNMKSRVPHKKLANGNATKPSSTGKLPAKGSTRQRLHPGLLSSQDRAVSHYGAVTGLKVTGDGMYLLSAGSDSRLKLWDVESGCNTLVNYETMRLQTNKPLQLATSQDSSLVFAPCMATVKAFDMWTGKTSLTFSGHYEGVNCCWYNFPDQELYTGGNDRQILVWSPSRNSTELWTRRIGNRLQTRITGATDCRQQGNLVSMLMPSIRLCSPCT, from the exons ATGTGGAAGGATATTAGAGATAGAGAAGCGGGAAAACTCCGCCCAAATTCTTTCGCAAATCGTGTTAAATCCGATCGAACCAGCTCTCTGCAACTTTCCAATCACAAGGATATTATCTCTCCCCATAGAGGTTCCGTCAACTCACTTCAG GTTGATTTGACAGAGGGGAGATATTTGTTATCTGGAGCATCAGATGCATCAGCTGCTGTTTTTGATATTCAACGTGCAACTCATTCCGAGGGTCTTATTGCAAAGTACCAATGCATTTTTGCAGTTGATAAGCAGCATGAACATGGACATAAATATGCAATATCCTCGGCCATATGGTATCCCATTGATACTGGATTGTTTGTCACCGGCTCATATGATCATCATATTAATGTCTGGGATACAAATACAACTCAG GTGGTGGTGAATTTTAAATTGCCTGGAAAAGTTTATAGGACAGCCATGTCCTCTTTGGCAACATCACACATGCTGATTGCTGCTGGGACAGAAGATGTTCAAGTTCGCCTTTGTGATATTTCTTCTGGAGCATTTTCTCACACATTATCTGGGCATCGTG ATGGTGTAATGAGTGTAGAATGGTCAGCTTCTAGCGAGTGGGTTTTGATTACTGGAGGATGTGATGGGGCTATACGCTTTTGGGACATCAGACGAGCTGGATGCTTTCGTGTTCTAGATCAGTCTCAATCCCAGCTTGGGAGACGTCCTCCCATTTCAGGATGGACTGCAAATAAG CTGTCAACATCTAAGTCCCTCTTGGCCAGCCAGGGTTCAAATATGAAATCTCGTGTACCTCATAAGAAACTAGCCAATGGAAATGCAACAAAGCCATCATCTACAGGTAAACTGCCAGCTAAGGGATCCACAAGGCAGAGACTACACCCAGGGCTTTTGTCCAGTCAGGATCGAGCAGTCTCTCACTATGGTGCTGTCACTGGATTAAAAGTAACTGGAGATGGCATGTACCTTCTCAGTGCAG GTTCTGATTCAAGGTTGAAATTATGGGATGTTGAATCCGGGTGCAATACACTCGTGAATTATGAAACCATGCGGTTACAGACCAATAAACCATTGCAGTTAGCCACATCTCAGGATTCATCCCTTGTATTTGCCCCATGCATGGCGACTGTTAAA GCATTTGATATGTGGACAGGGAAGACATCCCTGACATTCAGCGGCCACTATGAAGGTGTGAACTGTTGCTGGTATAATTTCCCAGATCAG GAACTGTACACTGGTGGCAACGATAGGCAAATTCTCGTCTGGTCACCATCCCGAAACTCTACCGAACTG TGGACTCGCAGGATTGGGAATCGACTGCAGACAAGGATAACTGGAGCGACTGATTGTCGTCAACAAGGAAATTTGGTTTCAATGCTGATGCCATCCATCAGACTCTGCTCACCATGTACATAA
- the LOC120075862 gene encoding WD repeat-containing protein ATCSA-1 isoform X2: MWKDIRDREAGKLRPNSFANRVKSDRTSSLQLSNHKDIISPHRGSVNSLQVDLTEGRYLLSGASDASAAVFDIQRATHSEGLIAKYQCIFAVDKQHEHGHKYAISSAIWYPIDTGLFVTGSYDHHINVWDTNTTQVVVNFKLPGKVYRTAMSSLATSHMLIAAGTEDVQVRLCDISSGAFSHTLSGHRDGVMSVEWSASSEWVLITGGCDGAIRFWDIRRAGCFRVLDQSQSQLGRRPPISGWTANKLSTSKSLLASQGSNMKSRVPHKKLANGNATKPSSTGKLPAKGSTRQRLHPGLLSSQDRAVSHYGAVTGLKVTGDGMYLLSAGSDSRLKLWDVESGCNTLVNYETMRLQTNKPLQLATSQDSSLVFAPCMATVKAFDMWTGKTSLTFSGHYEGVNCCWYNFPDQELYTGGNDRQILVWSPSRNSTELDWESTADKDNWSD; this comes from the exons ATGTGGAAGGATATTAGAGATAGAGAAGCGGGAAAACTCCGCCCAAATTCTTTCGCAAATCGTGTTAAATCCGATCGAACCAGCTCTCTGCAACTTTCCAATCACAAGGATATTATCTCTCCCCATAGAGGTTCCGTCAACTCACTTCAG GTTGATTTGACAGAGGGGAGATATTTGTTATCTGGAGCATCAGATGCATCAGCTGCTGTTTTTGATATTCAACGTGCAACTCATTCCGAGGGTCTTATTGCAAAGTACCAATGCATTTTTGCAGTTGATAAGCAGCATGAACATGGACATAAATATGCAATATCCTCGGCCATATGGTATCCCATTGATACTGGATTGTTTGTCACCGGCTCATATGATCATCATATTAATGTCTGGGATACAAATACAACTCAG GTGGTGGTGAATTTTAAATTGCCTGGAAAAGTTTATAGGACAGCCATGTCCTCTTTGGCAACATCACACATGCTGATTGCTGCTGGGACAGAAGATGTTCAAGTTCGCCTTTGTGATATTTCTTCTGGAGCATTTTCTCACACATTATCTGGGCATCGTG ATGGTGTAATGAGTGTAGAATGGTCAGCTTCTAGCGAGTGGGTTTTGATTACTGGAGGATGTGATGGGGCTATACGCTTTTGGGACATCAGACGAGCTGGATGCTTTCGTGTTCTAGATCAGTCTCAATCCCAGCTTGGGAGACGTCCTCCCATTTCAGGATGGACTGCAAATAAG CTGTCAACATCTAAGTCCCTCTTGGCCAGCCAGGGTTCAAATATGAAATCTCGTGTACCTCATAAGAAACTAGCCAATGGAAATGCAACAAAGCCATCATCTACAGGTAAACTGCCAGCTAAGGGATCCACAAGGCAGAGACTACACCCAGGGCTTTTGTCCAGTCAGGATCGAGCAGTCTCTCACTATGGTGCTGTCACTGGATTAAAAGTAACTGGAGATGGCATGTACCTTCTCAGTGCAG GTTCTGATTCAAGGTTGAAATTATGGGATGTTGAATCCGGGTGCAATACACTCGTGAATTATGAAACCATGCGGTTACAGACCAATAAACCATTGCAGTTAGCCACATCTCAGGATTCATCCCTTGTATTTGCCCCATGCATGGCGACTGTTAAA GCATTTGATATGTGGACAGGGAAGACATCCCTGACATTCAGCGGCCACTATGAAGGTGTGAACTGTTGCTGGTATAATTTCCCAGATCAG GAACTGTACACTGGTGGCAACGATAGGCAAATTCTCGTCTGGTCACCATCCCGAAACTCTACCGAACTG GATTGGGAATCGACTGCAGACAAGGATAACTGGAGCGACTGA